One genomic segment of Myxocyprinus asiaticus isolate MX2 ecotype Aquarium Trade chromosome 14, UBuf_Myxa_2, whole genome shotgun sequence includes these proteins:
- the LOC127451589 gene encoding solute carrier family 35 member B1-like — MAAGKAASKPSLWQNERVRFIVCFIGVFVCYFYYGILHETITRGDYSQAGKKEKFRYATTLVFIQCIINAAFARILIQFFEGSKQDHTKNWLYGVCSLSYLGAMVSSNSALQYVNYPTQVLGKSCKPIPVMILGVTILRKKYPMAKYLCVFLIVTGVALFLYKSNKGSTTSDEHTFGFGEMLLLLSLTLDGLTGVAQDHMRVRHQTGANHMMLNVNLWSTLVLGTAVLWTGEVWEFLSFADRYPGIIYNILLFGLTSALGQTFIFMTVVYFGPLTCSIITTTRKFFTILGSVLLFGNVINTMQWFGTILVFLGLGLDAKFGKPPKKTTY; from the exons ATGGCCGCCGGGAAGGCAGCGAGCAAACCGTCACTCTGGCAGAACGAACGGGTTCGATTCATCGTCTGCTTCATTGGGGTGTTCGTGTGTTACTTTTACTATGGAATACTGCACGAGACCAT CACGCGAGGAGACTACAGTCAAGCAGGGAAGAAGGAGAAGTTTCGTTACGCCACCACACTAGTCTTCATCCAGTGCATCATCAATGCTGCTTTTGCCAGAATCT taaTTCAGTTTTTTGAGGGCTCAAAGCAGGACCACACGAAAAACTGGCTTTATGGCGTGTGCTCTTTGTCTTACCTGGGTGCCATGGTGTCCAGTAATTCAGCCCTGCAGTATGTCAACTACCCAACACAG GTGTTGGGAAAATCTTGTAAACCCATTCCAG TAATGATTCTGGGTGTCACAATCCTGAGGAAGAAATATCCCATGGCAAAATATCTGTGCGTTTTTCTGATTGTCACTGGGGTTGCCCTCTTCCTCTACAAATCCAACAAAGGCTCCACCACATCAGATGAGCACACGTTTGGCTTTGGAGAGATGCTGCTG TTGCTCTCATTGACTCTGGATGGGCTGACTGGTGTAGCTCAGGATCATATGAGGGTGCGGCACCAGACGGGAGCCAATCACATGATGCTAAATGTCAACCTGTGGTCCACATTGGTACTAGGAACTG CTGTGCTGTGGACAGGTGAGGTGTGGGAGTTTTTGTCATTTGCTGATCGGTACCCTGGCATCATCTATAATATCCTCCTGTTCGGTTTGACTAGCGCTCTTGGACAG ACTTTCATCTTCATGACAGTGGTGTATTTTGGACCGCTCACCTGTTCTATCATCACAACGACACGGAAGTTCTTCACTATCCTGGGTTCAGTGCTGCTGTTTGGGAATGTCATCAACACTATGCAGTGGTTTGGCACCATCCTTGTCTTCCTTG GTCTTGGACTGGATGCCAAATTTGGAAAGCCTCCTAAGAAGACGACATACTAA